Within the Pseudomonas putida genome, the region AGCATTGTTGTCTTTGGCCTTCGACAGGAGCAACGCGCTACGGCCTTCGAAGTCTCGCAGATTGACGTCGTTGCCGAGCATGGCGCCTTTGATGCTGCCCTCACTCGACACCGCCAACACCACTTCGGGTTCTGGGTTGTTCCAGCTCGAGCCGGGGTGGATGCCGATCTCAGCGCCGTGACCGACCGCCGACAGCGGCTGGGCCTTGGTGAACACTTCAGCATCTGGGCCAATCCCCACTTCAAGGTACTGTGACCACAGGCCCTGCTCCGTCAAGACCTTGCGCAGCGCCTCGGCCTGGGCAGAACCTGGTACGACCTGCGACAGATCAGCGCCGATGCGGCTGACCAGGTTGGCCCGCACCGCATCAGCCTTGGCCGGGTCGCCTTTGGCTTGTTCTTCCACAACACGCTCCAGCAGGCTGGTCGCGAATGTCACGCCTGCAGCCTTGACCGCTTGCAGGTCTATGGGGGCCAGCAGCCACGGCTGGCGGGGGTCACGGCGAACCGAATCACTGTTGGCCAGCAACGGCTCCAGTTCGGCCAATGGTTCAGCCAGCGGTATACCCCGTAGGTAGGCCACCGGGTCGGCCTCCTCCAACAGGGCTGAGACGGTCGCTACATAGCGGCTGATGTCGTATACGGCGCCGGCCTTGACCAGCACCACCGCAGGCCCCTGCTCCGGTAGCCAGACACGCCCCACCCAGCTGCCAGTTTCAAATACGCTGGCGCTGTGGCGCAATGGTCGTGGCGCGCCGTCATTCAATCGTTCGGTCATCTGTTTACCCTTACTGTATCCGTCGAAAAGAGGCGTAGGCTTGCGTCCGTCAACTCAAGGCTGCGGTGCTGGGCTTACCGTCGACCAAGCGCTCGATACCCAGTGGGTTGGCGTTCTGCAGAGCAGCCGGCAGCAAAGCATCCGGCAGGTTCTGGTAGCACACCGGGCGCAGGAATCGGTCAATGGCCAAGCTGCCGACGGAGGTGCCACGGCTATCGGAGGTTGCCGGGTAAGGACCTCCATGGACCATGGCATCGCAAACCTCTACGCCGGTGGGGTAGCCGTTGAGCAGGACGCGACCCGCTTTGACCTCAAGCTTGGCAAGGAGGTGGCCGTAGGTGACCAGGTCTTCACTGTCTGCCTGCAACGTGGCCGTCAACTGGCCCTGCAGCGCTTCGATCGCTCGCACTAGCTCCTGCTCGTCAGCGGCTTGGACAACCACGGTGCAAGGGCCGAATACCTCTTCCTGCAGCAGTTCGTCATGCTCCAACAGCAGGCTGACATCCGCCTCGAAGAGGTGTGGTTGCGCCTGATTACCGTGTTGCGCTGAGCCGCTGAGCCGGCTGATCCGCGGATGAGCCAGCAATGCCTGGATGCCCTTGCCATAGCTGTTCAACGTGCCTGGATTAAGCATCGTTTGCGCAACCTGTTCAGCCATGAGCCCGGCCAAGTCGTTGATGAACGCGCTGAACGCCGGCGAGCGGATACCCAGAACCAGGCCCGGGTTGGTGCAAAACTGCCCACAACCCTGCACAACGGACGCAGTCAACTCCTTGGCAATGGATGAGCCGCGATTGGCCAGTGCCTGAGGCAGCACCAGCACAGGGTTGATGCTCGACATTTCTGCGAACACCGGGATCGGCTGCGGCCGTGCGGCAGCCATGTCACACAGCGCGCGCCCCCCCCTGAGTGAACCGGTAAAGCCCACCGCCTGGATGCCCGGATGCTTGACCAGCGCCTCTCCGACGCCACTGCCGAAAATCATGCTGAACACACCTGCTGGCATGCCCGTGCGTTCGGCTGCCCGGACCAGCGCTTGCGCGACCCGTTCAGCAGTGCCCATATGGCCGCTGTGCGCTTTGAACACCACTGGGCAGCCCGCAGCCAAAGCGGCGGCGGTGTCCCCGCCGGCGGTGGAGAAGGCCAAGGGGAAATTGCTGGCGCCGAACACCGCCACCGGCCCCACGCCAATGCGGTATTGACGCAGATCCGGCCGCGGTAGCGGGGTACGTCCTGGCAACGCCTGGTCGATGCGAGCACCGTAGAAATCGCCACGACGCAACACCTGGGCAAACAGGCGCATCTGGCCACTGGTGCGACCGCGCTCCCCCTGAATCCGGGCGGCGGGCAATGCGGTTTCCTGGGAAACCAGCGTAATGAAGTCCTCACCCAGCGCGTCGAGCTCATCGGCAATGGCGTCGAGGAACTCGGCACGGCGGCTTGCCGCCAGGTTTCGGTACGTTGCAAAAGCGGACACAGCACCCGCTACCGCGGCGTTTACTTCATCCACAGTGGCTTGGCGAAACCCGCCGGGTAAGCGCTCGCCGGTCCCCGCGTCAATGCTGAACAACAGGCTGTCACCCTGGCCACTGCGCTGGCCTGCAATAAAATTGTATCCACTGACATTCATAGGTTTATGGCCTCAAAATTGGTATGCAGGGCGATCAGGTCACGGCTCCGATCTGCCAGGGCACGAACTCGTTTTGCCCATAGCCGTGCTGTTCGCTTTTGCTGCGCTCGCCTGATGCGATGCGCAACATGTGGTCGAAGATGTAGGCGCCGCGTTCTTCGATGGTGGTGGAACCATCGGCAATGCCGCCGCAATTGACGTCCATGTCTTCTTCCTGATGCTCGAAGACACGATTGTTGGTCGCCAGCTTGATCGAGGGCGCCGGCGCGCAGCCGTACGCCGAGCCCCGGCCGGTGGTAAAGGCAATCAAGTTCGCCCCCCCTGCCACCTGGCCGGTGGCGGAAACCGGGTCATAGCCTGGTGTATCCATGAAAACCAGCCCGTGCGCCTGCACTGCTTGTGCGTATTCGTAGACGTCGACCAGGTTGGTGGAGCCGGCTTTAGCGACTGCGCCCAAAGACTTTTCCAGGATGGTGGTCAAGCCACCGGCTTTGTTACCGGCCGAGGGGTTATTGTTCAGCTCGGCGTTCATCCGCTGGCAGTACGCCTCCCACCAATGGATACGCGCGACCAGCTTCTCGCCGACCTCGCGGCTGACTGCGCGCCGTGTCAGCAGATGCTCTGCCCCGTATATTTCGGGGGTTTCGGAAAGAATTGCGGTACCACCTGCGACCACCAGACGGTCGACCGCATTACCCAGCGCGGGGTTGGCAGTAATGCCTGAATAACCATCGGAACCACCACACTGCAGGCCAACCACCAAGTGGCGGACGCTGACCGGCTCACGCTGAACCTGGTTCGCTTTGTTCAATAATGATTTGACCTGCTCGATACCGGCAGCAATGGTCTTCGAAGTCCCCCCTATCCCCTGGATGGTGAAGGTACGCAACTGCGCACTGGCCTCAAGGCCATGGGTTTCGAGCAGTGTTTCGATCTGATTGGTTTCACAGCCCAGGCCGATAATCAGCACGGCGGCAAAATTAGGATGTATGGCATAACCGGCCAAGGTGCGGCGCAGCAGCCCCAGTGACTCGCCGCCAGGGTCGACCGCACAGCCGGAACCATGTGTCAGGGCCACTACACCGTCAATGTTTGGATGATCGGCCAAAGCCTCGGGGTGGATATCGCGCCGGAAATAGTCGGCCACTGCACGCGCGACAGTTGCAGAGCAGTTCACCGAGGTCAGAATACCGATGTAGTTACGCGTAGCGACCCGGCCATCCTCTCGCACAATGCCTTGAAACGTCGCCTCAGTGGCTGGCTGGCTGCGCAGATCGACACCAAAGGCATAGTCGCGGTCAAACTCGCCCATCTGCACGTTGTGCACATGCACATGATCACCCGCGTTGATAGCCTGCGAGGCAAAACCGATAATTTGCCCATAACGGCGCAGCGGCTGGCCATGCTCTACCCGCTCGGTGGCAACCTTGTGGCCTGACGGAATTGGCTGCCCTACGGTGATGCCTTCGGCTTCCAGATACTGGCCCTGCGCAAGCGGCTGCCGAGCGATAAGAACATTGTCCAGTGGGTTCAAGCGAATGACCGCAAGATCACCCGTTTTAGCGATGAGTTGCATAAAACCTCTCAGTGCGTCACGGCGAGCTTCTTGTTATGGCGTGGTCCGGATAACCGGACTTTATTCGTACACCTTAAGAACTTTTGCTGAACATTCCCAATGAGATGATTTGATCATTTGATAACGGAGCGTTATCGCATCTGTCTTATGCACAGGAAAATCGATCACCCCACTTAACATGTTCGCCCCGTCGCCGGGCCCCTTCTATAAGGATGTCGACGAACAGGCGAGCAGAAGCGCTCAGCGTTTCATCCTTACGCGTCACTACGCCATACTCAAGTGGCGACAGTGTTAGCGAACAGGGCAACTCTTTAAGAAGCCCACTTGTAAGTTGAGCGGCAATCATTGAGCGCGGCAGCATGGCAATCATCGGCGCAGACTGCAGCAATTGCAGAAACACTGACATCGAGACAGTTTCGACACTGTCCGGGGGTGTAGGGATGCCGACGACTTTGAAAGCTTGCTCCAAGCGGTCGCGGATCGGCGTGCCAACGGGGTACAGCACCCACGGCCAATCACCCAAGGCCGCAGGGTCAATACTCACCTGCGTATTGAGCGGGTGTGAATGGTTGACCACAAGGCTGAAGGGTTCGGGCTCTAAAGGCTGGAAATCGAATAACGCGTGGAAGCGCTCATCAGTGAAGCGGCCAATCATGATGTCGAGTTTTTTTTGCTCCAGCAGGGCCAGCAGGTGATCGCTTGATTGCTCGATGACCTCAATCGACAGCAACGGGTAGCGAGCCTTGATAGCAGCGATTGCTTGCGGCAACACCTGCGCAGTTGACGCGAAGATTCCACCCACACGCAAACAGCCATGACCGCCATTGCGCAGGCGGTTGACCTGATCGACAAACTGTTGCGATTCAGCCAAAGCATTTTGAGCGAACCGAATAACATGATCGCCGAGTTCGGTTGGGGACATGCTCCGC harbors:
- a CDS encoding fumarylacetoacetate hydrolase family protein, whose amino-acid sequence is MTERLNDGAPRPLRHSASVFETGSWVGRVWLPEQGPAVVLVKAGAVYDISRYVATVSALLEEADPVAYLRGIPLAEPLAELEPLLANSDSVRRDPRQPWLLAPIDLQAVKAAGVTFATSLLERVVEEQAKGDPAKADAVRANLVSRIGADLSQVVPGSAQAEALRKVLTEQGLWSQYLEVGIGPDAEVFTKAQPLSAVGHGAEIGIHPGSSWNNPEPEVVLAVSSEGSIKGAMLGNDVNLRDFEGRSALLLSKAKDNNASTALGPLLRLFDETFSLDDVRNAEVDLKVEGEDGFILSGRSSMRQISRDPEDLVKQTLNENHQYPDGLVLFLGTLFAPKQDRDQPGSGFTHKRGDVVTISSAQLGSLSNRVTTSDLAPQWEFGLRSLIDSLGRRGLLEVATTARQL
- a CDS encoding aldehyde dehydrogenase (NADP(+)); its protein translation is MNVSGYNFIAGQRSGQGDSLLFSIDAGTGERLPGGFRQATVDEVNAAVAGAVSAFATYRNLAASRRAEFLDAIADELDALGEDFITLVSQETALPAARIQGERGRTSGQMRLFAQVLRRGDFYGARIDQALPGRTPLPRPDLRQYRIGVGPVAVFGASNFPLAFSTAGGDTAAALAAGCPVVFKAHSGHMGTAERVAQALVRAAERTGMPAGVFSMIFGSGVGEALVKHPGIQAVGFTGSLRGGRALCDMAAARPQPIPVFAEMSSINPVLVLPQALANRGSSIAKELTASVVQGCGQFCTNPGLVLGIRSPAFSAFINDLAGLMAEQVAQTMLNPGTLNSYGKGIQALLAHPRISRLSGSAQHGNQAQPHLFEADVSLLLEHDELLQEEVFGPCTVVVQAADEQELVRAIEALQGQLTATLQADSEDLVTYGHLLAKLEVKAGRVLLNGYPTGVEVCDAMVHGGPYPATSDSRGTSVGSLAIDRFLRPVCYQNLPDALLPAALQNANPLGIERLVDGKPSTAALS
- a CDS encoding UxaA family hydrolase, coding for MQLIAKTGDLAVIRLNPLDNVLIARQPLAQGQYLEAEGITVGQPIPSGHKVATERVEHGQPLRRYGQIIGFASQAINAGDHVHVHNVQMGEFDRDYAFGVDLRSQPATEATFQGIVREDGRVATRNYIGILTSVNCSATVARAVADYFRRDIHPEALADHPNIDGVVALTHGSGCAVDPGGESLGLLRRTLAGYAIHPNFAAVLIIGLGCETNQIETLLETHGLEASAQLRTFTIQGIGGTSKTIAAGIEQVKSLLNKANQVQREPVSVRHLVVGLQCGGSDGYSGITANPALGNAVDRLVVAGGTAILSETPEIYGAEHLLTRRAVSREVGEKLVARIHWWEAYCQRMNAELNNNPSAGNKAGGLTTILEKSLGAVAKAGSTNLVDVYEYAQAVQAHGLVFMDTPGYDPVSATGQVAGGANLIAFTTGRGSAYGCAPAPSIKLATNNRVFEHQEEDMDVNCGGIADGSTTIEERGAYIFDHMLRIASGERSKSEQHGYGQNEFVPWQIGAVT
- a CDS encoding LysR family transcriptional regulator; amino-acid sequence: MPPDMTHSSFCNGIRYKHLMLIDTLARTRNMHAAATRMSLTQPALSKMLRDVEQQFGFALFERLPRSMSPTELGDHVIRFAQNALAESQQFVDQVNRLRNGGHGCLRVGGIFASTAQVLPQAIAAIKARYPLLSIEVIEQSSDHLLALLEQKKLDIMIGRFTDERFHALFDFQPLEPEPFSLVVNHSHPLNTQVSIDPAALGDWPWVLYPVGTPIRDRLEQAFKVVGIPTPPDSVETVSMSVFLQLLQSAPMIAMLPRSMIAAQLTSGLLKELPCSLTLSPLEYGVVTRKDETLSASARLFVDILIEGARRRGEHVKWGDRFSCA